The segment CTTTCCAACattcatttttacttatttatctAGTATTAGTTTGACATATTTTGTAATAAgtgataattaaataataatttaatatatcattCCTCGAAtaatgtaaatttattttttgtgatataaattaaaaataattatagctaataacaaaattaaattataaaataagaagaaattatctttttatttttcaatctaaacaaataaaataaactacacTAATACTCCACAATAAATTTAACATCTATGGAAAACAATAAAAACTTAGtataaacaataaaaagatACTCTATGTGTACCAATATACATGacactttattttttagaatcaaatcgtttaaatttgattggaaatctatataaaaagtactatgaatcacaataattgattcaaaatgtttaaaagatCTATAAAAAATTTGCGATCAAAGATAAACTTGTTTGACTTTGGAAATCGGAAAGTTGACATATAAAAGATagtatataaattaatgaaggGATGCTATTAATTACTTTCTTAAAGtcaaatcatataaatttttgaCCAATGTTTTATGATATAGtatattgatattaaaaaaaattgttagttgtatattattaaatacttaaattttcattttaaaatatcaaattgttaaaaattaattattagcCTAATATACCAATTAAAAAGAAACGGtaagaaaaagagttgaatgTTTTCCGTAGTATACGTACATGTActatttttttctgtttttttagTGACTATTAGCCGCACATTTCCCCATTTACAATTCAACATCAATTGAGTTATCATTTACTATATATAAATGACTCTCTGCTTCACCTCTGAACATCTTCAATTTCACTTTCCCAGAACAAAAAACTGCTCACACAAAAAGTAAATATATCACGACTCTCCTTTACCTTCATCATCTTcgattttctcttttaattttcattatttcagatGAAAATCTCAATTTGTAATAGCCATGTTGGATATACCAATTTCTCTTGGTGAAATTTGTCTTACTCTTTTTAGATTCATAACTGATCCCTGGCCTTTTTCTTAAACCccatcttaaaaataaaaatttttctGCTACGGTAATTTTAAAATGCGCAGATTTCGAGGTTTCGTGCTCAAACACCGAATCACCACACTATTCCGATGTGTTTACCGGCGACGCCGTTTTCCGGCGAAGTACCGCCGGCTGGACAGACATCCGAGCTGGGGTTCGAATTCAATTTCTAAGTTCATAAACTGGACCCGCCGTCTCAAAACGAGAGCTAAGGCTATTTGCAGCAAGGGTAATTGTTCCGGGTCGGGTCGGGGTTACATACATGTCGGGCAAGACCCGATTAAAGAGGAAAGTGTGCCGAAAGGTCACTTGGCGGTTTATGTGGGTCGGAAAGACGGTGATTATAAACGGGTTTTGGTACCGgtaatttatataaatcatcCTTTGTTTAGTGAATTGTTAAGAGAAGCTGAAGAAGAATACGGGTTTAATCACCCGGGTGGTATAACGATTCCTTGTCGGATCTCGGAGTTTGAGCGTGTTCAGACCCGGATTGAACAGGGTCGGCTCGGGTAACCCGGAGAAGGTGTGAACATGGAGGTGGTGACTGGTGATGCATGCaaatatcattttgataatgACGATAATTATTAAGAGATTTTtgtagtttttattattttctttttttttgtcttttttaatttttaattttcggAGGTTTTATTTGTGATGTAAGAGTAGTTTGTGGATGTGTACAGAATTTATATAGGAAACTTCCGATCTCTTtcctgtttttatttttatttctgcCTTTGAAACTGATATTTTCTTTCAGTTTTTtgttttatctaaaaaaaaattcttctgtAAATACTATCAccatatatatgattatatgatataGGTATTCTGTTTGGCTATTACCTATCTGAGTATTAAGTTAAACAATTTCAAGTTCAACTATTagcaaaaataacaaattaagtcaaaattattcatttgaaaaaaaaaatgaaattcttctTATAGAATTATCATGATACTTTCTAAAAACCAAAATTCTAgatcaatttatataaataaaatatcaaagtgGATTATTATTTCAATCTCATACTTGAGGAAAATCATTTGATAATCCCATAGGAAAACCATAAATTCAGTAACAGTAGCTTGGAGTATTACCGTAATTTGTTCACTATATTAAAATTAGATGTTTACTTAACACTTTTAGCATATTAGGTTTAAGAAACATCaattctttcatattttcttcaatataaatattatttgatctcaaattattttcaagagcaaaaattatacattaattaactTAGATACTATTATGAAATACCCATGTCAACCAgtggttttaaaaaaatgtgcaaaattgaaaatgaacAGAAAAAGTAGTActtctaaatcataatttagaaaaataaaatagcgcATGGGGGCGACTATTAAATTAGgacatttattataattataatagtgcAACTGGAAAgatggaaaattattttttaaagaaatttgggAGATAATTTACCtcatttttatattcttaacaataataaaatatacacaaaaaatatattatctcttaattttttaaactgaACAATTATTATTGACGGGAATAATAATCTAGGCAATTGCAGGATTGTCATGGATCTCCCTTTCTGATGTTATCCTTTGAGAAAGACAGTTTGAAACTCTAAGCATCATTTATTTTCCTATGAAATGGGAAATGAGTACAtacaaataattgatttttaataaaaatgtttttccaatttatttatgtataattatcCGCATATACATATTCTTTTGAGCACTTGTACCTGTGAAAGTTCAAttaaatggagaagaaaaatttCGAAAAACGTTACTTACAATCGGTGCATATTAAGTGTAACAATAAGAAGAATATTAAAAGCAAATTGAAGTGATTTAATTAGTGTTAATGAAAATTTAAGGTCAGATTTAAGCAAATAAGGAaggaaattttcaattttacctTTTATTATACTTTGAATTCATTTCTACAGTTTTAATCTTTGTCATTAATAaagttcatattttattatttgaaataaatgaactatacatgataaaataatttaaacaggaaaaaaatttaatttttaagtatGGTCAAATCTAATCGTGGAACAAAATTACTCAATTTCATAAAGTAGATGAATAAACTGATCCTTTTCCAGAAAggaattatttatttatggtaATATTAGAAAAAGTGCCTAACGCCCTTCCCAGTATagcttattaattttattattctttaattattttgttcctgtgcaaataaataaaaggaaaaagggtTTAATATACCTTTCAACTTTGTCCTTTAGACTTAATATACCTTTTGTACGagagtgactcatatatacctcTACTTATAAgtaaatgactcacatatatccTTTTCTTCTaacgaaaatgaaaaaataataattttaatctaatttttttctaaaagataatttcatatgagtaaatttaattttcgataaacatactttttttactttttttgttgcaatgattaatttagaattattattttgataatcaaatttatttatgtttcactaatattattgtaaaacttattatagatgatcaaatttttttgttcgaataaaaaaatcaaattacaacagagaccaaaaaatagtttaattttttttctttaaactaaggaa is part of the Solanum lycopersicum chromosome 1, SLM_r2.1 genome and harbors:
- the LOC101247368 gene encoding auxin-induced protein 10A5, whose translation is MRRFRGFVLKHRITTLFRCVYRRRRFPAKYRRLDRHPSWGSNSISKFINWTRRLKTRAKAICSKGNCSGSGRGYIHVGQDPIKEESVPKGHLAVYVGRKDGDYKRVLVPVIYINHPLFSELLREAEEEYGFNHPGGITIPCRISEFERVQTRIEQGRLG